One window from the genome of Anopheles merus strain MAF chromosome 3R, AmerM5.1, whole genome shotgun sequence encodes:
- the LOC121597719 gene encoding 60S ribosomal protein L38, whose amino-acid sequence MPQEIKEVKDFLIKARRKDARAVKIKKNETNTKFKIRCSRYLYTLVVKDMEKAEKLKQSLPPGLQVKEVK is encoded by the coding sequence ATGCCGCAGGAAATCAAGGAAGTGAAAGATTTTCTCATCAAGGCCCGCAGGAAGGATGCGCGTGCCGTCAAGATAAAGAAGAACGAGACCAACACCAAGTTCAAGATCCGCTGCTCCCGTTACCTGTACACGCTGGTGGTTAAGGACATGGAGAAGGCAGAAAAGCTAAAGCAATCGCTGCCCCCAGGCCTGCAGGTTAAGGAAGTGAAGTGA
- the LOC121597711 gene encoding carnitine O-palmitoyltransferase 1, liver isoform isoform X2 — protein MAEAHSAVAFSFSITHEGWDINYDREVLDLVWQSGVRSWKKRLARFRTGVRNGVYPAHLQSLWLVIAIAVGLHFTQRHVPFDLVNKWLSVLPGDSLQWQLTACSLAGLIVWLSICYTMRYSLKLLLMYKGWMYEKRAPGSRVSLQTRLWGLFVKVLATWNKPGLYSFQGSLPRLPLPSVQDTMQRYLRSVRPLLDDSNYNRMERLAKEFEQGISTKLQRYLFLKSWWSTNYVSDWWEEYVYLRGRGALMVNSNFYGIDAIFMHPTKVQSARAASVVNLLLQFRRTVERQELEPILVQGLVPLCSWQYERIFNTVRAPGVETDKIIHYQDSNHIVVLYRGCYYKVIIYHNGRLLRPCELQIQIEHILQQSEEKPQPGEELLASLTAGDRTKWAQIRQTVFAKGVNRTSLHTVESAAFVLSLDEKPFEFDLAHPEKLDQFGRYLLHGNGHDRWFDKSFTVCVGSNGRIGFNAEHTWADAAVMSHIWEMLIMGETEQRYDENGNTVGIPEFEPPTPKRLTWDLNDKVALVAIDEAHIAAQKLLNDVDLRILVHDAYGKGLMKTCRLSPDAFIQMALQLAYYRDAGKFSLTYEASMTRLFREGRTETVRPCTIESAAWVKAMLDSNVSTEERVRLLNEACERHQLGYQDAMCGKGIDRHLFCLYVVSKYLEIDSPFLQEVLSEPWRLSTSQTPHGQTAKMDLKKHPNCISAGGGFGPVADDGYGVSYIVAGEDLIFFHISSKRSCGTTSSERFAQEICRALADMKHLFEEYRSLQKKNPSNGTKSDKPQAK, from the exons ATGGCTGAAGCACATTCAGCTGTTGCATTCTCGTTCTCAATCACTCACGAGGGATGGGACATTAACTATGATCGCGAGGTGCTGGACCTCGTCTGGCAGTCGGGTGTGCGATCGTGGAAGAAACGGTTGGCTCGATTCCGG ACTGGGGTACGCAACGGCGTTTATCCGGCCCATCTACAAAGCCTGTGGCTGGTGATAGCGATAGCGGTGGGGTTACATTTTACACAACGGCACGTACCATTCGACCTAGTGAACAAATGGCTATCAGTTTTACCAGG CGATTCATTGCAATGGCAGCTGACGGCATGCTCGCTAGCTGGATTAATCGTTTGGCTATCGATTTGCTACACGATGCGATATTCACTGAAACTGTTGCTCATGTACAAGGGATGGATGTACGAAAAGCGTGCCCCGGGTAGCAGAGTTTCCTTGCAG ACTCGCCTATGGGGATTGTTCGTGAAAGTGCTTGCCACCTGGAATAAGCCAGGTCTGTACAGCTTCCAAGGATCGCTTCCGAGGTTACCATTGCCAAGTGTGCAAGATACGATGCAGCGCTATCTGCGCTCGGTTCGACCTCTGCTGGACGATTCCAACTACAATCGTATGGAGCGACTAGCGAAAGAATTTGAGCAAGGCATCTCGACCAAACTGCAGCGATATCTGTTCCTCAAGAGCTGGTGGTCTACCAACTACGTGTCGGATTGGTGGGAAGAGTACGTCTACCTGCGAGGCCGTGGTGCACTAATGGTTAACAGCAACTTCTACGGTATCGATGCGATCTTCATGCACCCGACCAAGGTCCAGAGTGCTAGAGCCGCCAGTGTAGTAAACCTGTTGCTACAGTTCCGCCGCACTGTAGAACGTCAAGAGCTGGAGCCG ATTCTAGTACAAGGTTTGGTGCCGCTGTGTTCGTGGCAGTATGAACGCATCTTCAATACCGTACGTGCCCCTGGCGTAGAGACCGATAAGATCATTCATTATCAGGACTCGAATCACATCGTCGTACTGTACCGTGGCTGTTATTACAAAGTTATTATCTATCACAATGGCCGTCTGCTGCGCCCTTGTGAACTGCAAATTCAGATCGAACACATTCTGCaacaaagcgaagaaaaaccACAACCAGGCGAAGAGCTGCTGGCTTCGCTGACCGCTGGAGATCGCACCAAATGGGCACAGATACGGCAAACCGTGTTCGCGAAGGGAGTGAACCGCACATCGCTGCATACCGTCGAAAGTGCTGCATTCGTGCTATCTCTCGATGAGAAACCATTCGAGTTCGATCTAGCTCACCCGGAAAAGTTGGACCAGTTCGGACGCTATCTGCTACACGGTAATGGACACGATCGCTGGTTCGACAAAAGTTTTACCGTGTGCGTAGGAAGCAATGGAAGG ATCGGATTCAATGCTGAACATACGTG GGCGGATGCAGCAGTTATGTCACACATTTGGGAAATGTTGATCATGGGAGAAACCGAGCAGCG ATATGACGAAAATGGCAACACAGTCGGCATTCCTGAGTTTGAGCCTCCAACTCCCAAACGATTGACATGGGATCTGAATGATAAAGTAGCGCTGGTCGCTATCGACGAGGCACACATTGCCGCTCAGAAGCTGCTGAAT GATGTGGATCTACGGATTCTGGTACATGATGCTTACGGCAAGGGACTGATGAAGACTTGCCGCCTTTCCCCGGATGCCTTCATACAAATGGCGCTACAGCTGGCATACTACAGGGACGCTGGGAAATTCTCCCTTACCTACGAAGCATCTATGACCCGGCTGTTCCGCGAAGGTCGCACAGAAACAGTTCGTCCATGCACGATTGAATCAGCTGCCTGGGTGAAAGCAATGCTCGATAGCAATGTTTCG ACTGAAGAGCGTGTTCGTTTGTTGAATGAAGCCTGCGAGCGGCATCAGCTTGGCTACCAAGATGCAATGTGCGGCAAAGGCATCGATCGGCATCTATTCTGTCTGTACGTGGTGTCCAAGTATTTGGAGATTGATTCACCTTTCCTGCAGGAAGTGTTGAGTGAACCGTGGAGATTATCTACTAGTCAAACGCCGCACGGACAAACGGCCAAGATGGACCTGAAGAAGCATCCGAATTGTATCAGCGCGGGTGGTGGCTTTGGTCCCGTCGCAGACGATGGGTACGGTGTGTCGTATATTGTGGCTGGAGAGGATCTTATCTTCTTCCACATCTCGTCGAAAAGATCGTGTGGAACAACG AGTTCCGAAAGGTTCGCGCAGGAAATTTGTCGCGCATTGGCTGATATGAAACACCTGTTTGAGGAGTACCGTAGTTTACAGAAGAAAAATCCCTCCAACGGCACCAAGTCCGATAAACCACAGGCAAAGTAG
- the LOC121597711 gene encoding carnitine O-palmitoyltransferase 1, liver isoform isoform X1 gives MAEAHSAVAFSFSITHEGWDINYDREVLDLVWQSGVRSWKKRLARFRTGVRNGVYPAHLQSLWLVIAIAVGLHFTQRHVPFDLVNKWLSVLPGDSLQWQLTACSLAGLIVWLSICYTMRYSLKLLLMYKGWMYEKRAPGSRVSLQTRLWGLFVKVLATWNKPGLYSFQGSLPRLPLPSVQDTMQRYLRSVRPLLDDSNYNRMERLAKEFEQGISTKLQRYLFLKSWWSTNYVSDWWEEYVYLRGRGALMVNSNFYGIDAIFMHPTKVQSARAASVVNLLLQFRRTVERQELEPILVQGLVPLCSWQYERIFNTVRAPGVETDKIIHYQDSNHIVVLYRGCYYKVIIYHNGRLLRPCELQIQIEHILQQSEEKPQPGEELLASLTAGDRTKWAQIRQTVFAKGVNRTSLHTVESAAFVLSLDEKPFEFDLAHPEKLDQFGRYLLHGNGHDRWFDKSFTVCVGSNGRIGFNAEHTWADAPVMAHVWENIVADEATNKRYDENGNTVGIPEFEPPTPKRLTWDLNDKVALVAIDEAHIAAQKLLNDVDLRILVHDAYGKGLMKTCRLSPDAFIQMALQLAYYRDAGKFSLTYEASMTRLFREGRTETVRPCTIESAAWVKAMLDSNVSTEERVRLLNEACERHQLGYQDAMCGKGIDRHLFCLYVVSKYLEIDSPFLQEVLSEPWRLSTSQTPHGQTAKMDLKKHPNCISAGGGFGPVADDGYGVSYIVAGEDLIFFHISSKRSCGTTSSERFAQEICRALADMKHLFEEYRSLQKKNPSNGTKSDKPQAK, from the exons ATGGCTGAAGCACATTCAGCTGTTGCATTCTCGTTCTCAATCACTCACGAGGGATGGGACATTAACTATGATCGCGAGGTGCTGGACCTCGTCTGGCAGTCGGGTGTGCGATCGTGGAAGAAACGGTTGGCTCGATTCCGG ACTGGGGTACGCAACGGCGTTTATCCGGCCCATCTACAAAGCCTGTGGCTGGTGATAGCGATAGCGGTGGGGTTACATTTTACACAACGGCACGTACCATTCGACCTAGTGAACAAATGGCTATCAGTTTTACCAGG CGATTCATTGCAATGGCAGCTGACGGCATGCTCGCTAGCTGGATTAATCGTTTGGCTATCGATTTGCTACACGATGCGATATTCACTGAAACTGTTGCTCATGTACAAGGGATGGATGTACGAAAAGCGTGCCCCGGGTAGCAGAGTTTCCTTGCAG ACTCGCCTATGGGGATTGTTCGTGAAAGTGCTTGCCACCTGGAATAAGCCAGGTCTGTACAGCTTCCAAGGATCGCTTCCGAGGTTACCATTGCCAAGTGTGCAAGATACGATGCAGCGCTATCTGCGCTCGGTTCGACCTCTGCTGGACGATTCCAACTACAATCGTATGGAGCGACTAGCGAAAGAATTTGAGCAAGGCATCTCGACCAAACTGCAGCGATATCTGTTCCTCAAGAGCTGGTGGTCTACCAACTACGTGTCGGATTGGTGGGAAGAGTACGTCTACCTGCGAGGCCGTGGTGCACTAATGGTTAACAGCAACTTCTACGGTATCGATGCGATCTTCATGCACCCGACCAAGGTCCAGAGTGCTAGAGCCGCCAGTGTAGTAAACCTGTTGCTACAGTTCCGCCGCACTGTAGAACGTCAAGAGCTGGAGCCG ATTCTAGTACAAGGTTTGGTGCCGCTGTGTTCGTGGCAGTATGAACGCATCTTCAATACCGTACGTGCCCCTGGCGTAGAGACCGATAAGATCATTCATTATCAGGACTCGAATCACATCGTCGTACTGTACCGTGGCTGTTATTACAAAGTTATTATCTATCACAATGGCCGTCTGCTGCGCCCTTGTGAACTGCAAATTCAGATCGAACACATTCTGCaacaaagcgaagaaaaaccACAACCAGGCGAAGAGCTGCTGGCTTCGCTGACCGCTGGAGATCGCACCAAATGGGCACAGATACGGCAAACCGTGTTCGCGAAGGGAGTGAACCGCACATCGCTGCATACCGTCGAAAGTGCTGCATTCGTGCTATCTCTCGATGAGAAACCATTCGAGTTCGATCTAGCTCACCCGGAAAAGTTGGACCAGTTCGGACGCTATCTGCTACACGGTAATGGACACGATCGCTGGTTCGACAAAAGTTTTACCGTGTGCGTAGGAAGCAATGGAAGG ATCGGATTCAATGCTGAACATACGTG GGCTGATGCACCTGTTATGGCACATGTTTGGGAAAATATTGTCGCTGACGAGGCAACCAATAAACG ATATGACGAAAATGGCAACACAGTCGGCATTCCTGAGTTTGAGCCTCCAACTCCCAAACGATTGACATGGGATCTGAATGATAAAGTAGCGCTGGTCGCTATCGACGAGGCACACATTGCCGCTCAGAAGCTGCTGAAT GATGTGGATCTACGGATTCTGGTACATGATGCTTACGGCAAGGGACTGATGAAGACTTGCCGCCTTTCCCCGGATGCCTTCATACAAATGGCGCTACAGCTGGCATACTACAGGGACGCTGGGAAATTCTCCCTTACCTACGAAGCATCTATGACCCGGCTGTTCCGCGAAGGTCGCACAGAAACAGTTCGTCCATGCACGATTGAATCAGCTGCCTGGGTGAAAGCAATGCTCGATAGCAATGTTTCG ACTGAAGAGCGTGTTCGTTTGTTGAATGAAGCCTGCGAGCGGCATCAGCTTGGCTACCAAGATGCAATGTGCGGCAAAGGCATCGATCGGCATCTATTCTGTCTGTACGTGGTGTCCAAGTATTTGGAGATTGATTCACCTTTCCTGCAGGAAGTGTTGAGTGAACCGTGGAGATTATCTACTAGTCAAACGCCGCACGGACAAACGGCCAAGATGGACCTGAAGAAGCATCCGAATTGTATCAGCGCGGGTGGTGGCTTTGGTCCCGTCGCAGACGATGGGTACGGTGTGTCGTATATTGTGGCTGGAGAGGATCTTATCTTCTTCCACATCTCGTCGAAAAGATCGTGTGGAACAACG AGTTCCGAAAGGTTCGCGCAGGAAATTTGTCGCGCATTGGCTGATATGAAACACCTGTTTGAGGAGTACCGTAGTTTACAGAAGAAAAATCCCTCCAACGGCACCAAGTCCGATAAACCACAGGCAAAGTAG